One Hyphomonadaceae bacterium BL14 genomic window, TTGAGGGCGGCGCTCAGCGCCTTGGGATCGTGCGGGCCGGCACCCGAGGCCAGCACATGCCGGACGCGCGCGTCCAGCGCCGCATACGTCGCCTCAAAGGCCGCGCGGCAGGTGTCCGGATCATCGATATGGGCCGGATCTGGCAGGCCCCAGTGGGCGCGGGACGGCGCGCCGGGCCAGACCGGGCAGGGCTCGCTGGCCGCTGAATCGCATACCGTGATCACAGCATCCATGACCGGCGCGCCCGGCACCTCGAACTCATCCCAGCGCTTGGAGCGGAAGCCGGAGATGTCATGACCATGGCGCGCCAGCGTGGCGAGCGCCTCGGGGTGCGGCTGCCCCTTGGGATTGGACCCGGCGGAGAAGGCGGTGACGCGCCCCTCCCCCAGCGCGGCGAACAGCGCCTCGCCCAGGATCGATCGCGCCGAATTGCCCGTGCACAGGATCAGAACATTCATCGCACGCCCCGCCATCAAACCGGTTTTGCCGCTCATGAGAGACCGTGATACGATCCTCATTTCAATATTTCAAGAGATATTGAAATGGGCACTGAAACGAGAGAAGGCGCATGACCGCAGATACGCTCGCAACAGGCCCTGAGGCCCTCACCGGCCAGGCCTCCGCCCGCCTGGGCGCACTGGCGCACGAGACGCGGCTGACTGTATTTCGCGCCTTGATGCGCGCCGGTCCCGGAGGGCTGGCGGCGGGGGCGCTGGCCGATGCGGCGCAGGTCAGCGCGTCCAATCTGTCATCCCATCTGAACGTCCTGCTGGGTGCCGGGCTGGTCACGGTGCGCCGGGACGGGCGCCAGCGCATCTATGCGCCGGACCTTGACGCCGTGCGCGAGCTTCTGGGCTTTCTGGTCAATGAATGCTGCCAGGGCGCGCCGGAAGTGTGTGGCGGTCTGGTACGCTGCTGACCAGGCGGGACGGGGCCAGTCCGGGCGCCGGCCTGATTGACCCTGTCGCCGGGCTGTCATAGGGGCAGGGTAGACAGTCTGCCCCGCCGCGGATCCAGCCAGGATATCATCATGCTCCTTCACCTGCGCCCCCTCGCCCTGATCGCCACCCTCTGGCTGGCCGGCTGCGCCACGGCCCAGACCGGTGCGCCAGCCCCTGAAGCGCGCGCGAGCGGCGATGAAGAGACGCTCGTCGTCCTGTTCGCGGTGGACGGGCTGCGCTGGGATTCTCTGGAGCTCTATGACGTGCCCAACATGCGTGCACTGGCCGCGCGGGGTATGCAGGCCGAGCACCTGATCCCGGTCACGCCCACCTCCACCTTCGTGCAGTTCACCTCGCTGGCCACAGGCCTGTGGCCGGAAAGTCACGGCATCCTCAACAACAATACCTGGGACCGCGAACTGAACGAGCGTTTCACCAATCCCCAGAGCATGCGCGACCCGCGCTGGTGGCAGGGCGAACCGTTCTGGATCACCGCCGAGCGCCAGGGTGTGCGCACGGCGATTCAGTTCTGGCTCGGATCGGAGAACGCGTTCGACGGTGACCGCGCCACGCGCTGGTTCCCCTATCATCATGTCATGCCCTATGAGGACCGCCCGGCGGCGGCCATGACCTGGCTGGACGGGCCGGAAGCCCTGCGCCCGCGCCTGATCGCGCTGTATTTCGACCAGCCTGACGGCGCCGGGCACGGCTTCGGTCCGGACTCAGACGGCTATGGCGCCGAAATCGAGCGCGTAGACGGCATTCTCGGCCAGATGATCCGCGAACTTGAGGCCCGTGGCCTGCTGGAGCGCACCGACTTCATCTTCCTGTCCGACCATGGCATGGCGCAGATCAGCGCCGAGCGCGTCATCACCATTGATGATCATTTCGATATCGGCTCGGTGTTCATCCCCGAAGTGCACGGGCGCTGGGGCAATTCCTATCAGCCCTACATGAATCTCTACGCCGATGATCCGGACGCTGCCGAAGCGGCCTATCAGGCGATGGTGGACCTGCACCCGAACCTGCGCGTCTGGCGGCGCGGCGAGATGCCGGACCATATCCGCATCGACCATCCCACGCGCGGGCCGGACGTGTTCATCATGGCGGACGCCGGCTGGATGCTGACCTCGGGACAATTGCCTGCACCCGAGCGGCCGCTGACCATGCGCGGCACCCATGGCTATGACGCGAACGATGCGTCCATGCACACTGTGCTGATCGGTGCCGGCCCGTCCTTCCCACAAGGCCGGACCACCGGCCCGGTGCGCCATCTCGATCTCTACCTGCTGGTCACCTGCCTTCTGGGCGTGACGCCGGCGCAGACGGAAAGCGATCCGGACGCCGTGGCGCGCCTGACCGGCGGGCGCTGCCCGCCGAACTAGTTCGCCACGACAATCACGGCATGGAGCGGCGCGCGGGCGAAGCGGATCGTCTGTGCGCCGCGCAGCTCGCGCGCGCCGGGATCAAGCTGGATCACGTTTTCAAACACGCTGGTCAGCTCCACCTCACGGCCGTCGGGAAACACGGCGAAGGCGTCGGGCGCGGACCCGTCGAATGTGAAATCGATGCGGCGCGGGCGCGGCGCGATCAGCGCGCGCAGGCCCAGCGAGCGGCGCATGGC contains:
- a CDS encoding ectonucleotide pyrophosphatase/phosphodiesterase, with translation MLLHLRPLALIATLWLAGCATAQTGAPAPEARASGDEETLVVLFAVDGLRWDSLELYDVPNMRALAARGMQAEHLIPVTPTSTFVQFTSLATGLWPESHGILNNNTWDRELNERFTNPQSMRDPRWWQGEPFWITAERQGVRTAIQFWLGSENAFDGDRATRWFPYHHVMPYEDRPAAAMTWLDGPEALRPRLIALYFDQPDGAGHGFGPDSDGYGAEIERVDGILGQMIRELEARGLLERTDFIFLSDHGMAQISAERVITIDDHFDIGSVFIPEVHGRWGNSYQPYMNLYADDPDAAEAAYQAMVDLHPNLRVWRRGEMPDHIRIDHPTRGPDVFIMADAGWMLTSGQLPAPERPLTMRGTHGYDANDASMHTVLIGAGPSFPQGRTTGPVRHLDLYLLVTCLLGVTPAQTESDPDAVARLTGGRCPPN
- a CDS encoding arsenate reductase ArsC, coding for MSGKTGLMAGRAMNVLILCTGNSARSILGEALFAALGEGRVTAFSAGSNPKGQPHPEALATLARHGHDISGFRSKRWDEFEVPGAPVMDAVITVCDSAASEPCPVWPGAPSRAHWGLPDPAHIDDPDTCRAAFEATYAALDARVRHVLASGAGPHDPKALSAALKAAHEACS
- a CDS encoding ArsR family transcriptional regulator; the encoded protein is MTADTLATGPEALTGQASARLGALAHETRLTVFRALMRAGPGGLAAGALADAAQVSASNLSSHLNVLLGAGLVTVRRDGRQRIYAPDLDAVRELLGFLVNECCQGAPEVCGGLVRC